One genomic window of Corynebacterium diphtheriae includes the following:
- a CDS encoding quinone-dependent dihydroorotate dehydrogenase gives MSDFSSHPLRTKAYALALKGMFTMSPERIHHIITRGMQLVQAISPLRRAVGSILPVNDPILRQEVFGVTFPQPLGLAAGFDKNGEAPDVWAAFGFGYAELGTVTASPQPGNPTPRLFRLPADKAILNRMGFNNLGAAEVAKNLKRRKSDAVIGINIGKTKVVASKDAVNDYRRSALLLGNLADYLVINVSSPNTPGLRDLQAVESLRPIIAAVQESTSVPVLVKIAPDLSDDDIDAVADLAVEMGIAGIVATNTTISRNGLRTPHQDVADMGAGGISGAPVAQRSLEVLERLYARVGTEMVLIGVGGISTPQQAWERIAAGATLLQGYTGMIYGGPDWIRDIHLGIAAQLRAHDLSSIDQAVGSKLPWTLQ, from the coding sequence ATGTCGGATTTTTCATCTCATCCTTTGCGAACTAAAGCATACGCACTTGCGCTAAAAGGGATGTTTACGATGTCCCCTGAGCGTATTCACCACATCATCACTCGTGGCATGCAATTAGTACAAGCGATTTCACCTCTACGACGCGCAGTGGGGTCAATTCTTCCCGTCAACGATCCCATTCTGAGACAAGAGGTGTTTGGTGTAACTTTCCCGCAGCCGCTTGGGTTGGCTGCAGGATTTGATAAGAATGGTGAAGCTCCAGATGTGTGGGCGGCATTCGGCTTTGGCTATGCAGAATTGGGAACAGTGACGGCATCACCTCAACCTGGTAACCCCACTCCCCGACTATTCCGTCTACCTGCAGATAAAGCGATTTTAAATCGTATGGGATTCAATAATTTGGGAGCCGCCGAAGTAGCTAAAAATCTTAAACGCCGTAAGTCTGATGCGGTTATCGGCATTAATATCGGCAAGACAAAGGTAGTTGCCTCGAAAGATGCTGTGAATGATTATCGACGATCAGCACTGCTTCTCGGTAACCTCGCAGACTATCTCGTGATTAATGTTTCTTCCCCAAATACTCCGGGGCTTCGAGATCTTCAAGCAGTAGAATCACTGCGCCCGATAATTGCAGCAGTTCAAGAATCAACATCTGTGCCAGTGCTAGTGAAAATAGCGCCAGATTTGTCTGATGATGACATAGACGCAGTAGCGGACCTTGCTGTCGAAATGGGAATTGCCGGCATCGTAGCGACTAATACGACCATTTCCCGCAATGGACTGCGCACTCCACATCAAGATGTTGCAGACATGGGAGCTGGCGGCATCTCGGGAGCTCCGGTAGCCCAGCGATCTCTGGAAGTTCTAGAACGCCTGTATGCGCGCGTAGGCACGGAAATGGTGCTCATTGGAGTGGGAGGCATTTCAACGCCACAGCAAGCATGGGAGCGTATCGCCGCAGGAGCAACCCTTTTGCAGGGGTACACAGGAATGATCTACGGTGGACCAGATTGGATCAGGGATATTCATTTAGGAATTGCAGCGCAATTGCGAGCCCACGACCTCAGCAGCATTGATCAAGCCGTTGGCTCGAAACTTCCTTGGACACTTCAATAA
- a CDS encoding YbhB/YbcL family Raf kinase inhibitor-like protein, producing MCIKASMTYSNNHDRFPGADPYAPLNELPTFSLHSEDFSDGEKFNSIHLGGNDVSPHLEWSTLPEGTKSIAITCFDPDAPTASGFWHWAVFNIPVSQVSIAQGAANDGSLDQLGAISLRGDSGKRGYYGPNPPAGHGPHRYLFAVHAVDVESLDVDPDSSPAVLGFNLYFHSLGRAIRWGWYENS from the coding sequence ATGTGTATAAAGGCGAGTATGACCTATTCCAATAATCATGATCGATTCCCAGGTGCTGACCCATATGCACCCCTTAACGAACTTCCAACATTCTCATTGCACTCGGAAGACTTTTCTGATGGCGAAAAATTTAATTCGATTCACTTGGGAGGAAATGATGTTTCTCCACATCTTGAGTGGAGCACATTACCTGAGGGGACAAAATCTATTGCTATCACTTGCTTTGACCCTGATGCTCCCACTGCTTCAGGTTTTTGGCACTGGGCGGTTTTTAACATTCCAGTTTCCCAAGTATCAATTGCACAAGGTGCAGCAAACGATGGCTCGCTCGACCAGCTCGGCGCGATAAGTCTTCGAGGAGATTCTGGAAAACGAGGTTATTACGGCCCTAATCCGCCTGCTGGCCATGGCCCGCATCGTTATTTATTTGCAGTGCATGCGGTTGACGTTGAATCTTTAGACGTAGATCCAGATTCTTCACCCGCAGTGTTGGGGTTCAATCTTTACTTCCACAGTTTGGGCCGTGCGATTCGTTGGGGATGGTATGAGAACTCCTAG
- a CDS encoding IS3 family transposase — MNRSYTNTQKRTALRVYKRTQSVTKTVRELGYPGRWTLYKWLREPKTPPQPRKQAKTLTHYPYEVKLRAVELFHNGWRPADIAQECCLHTHASVYAWAQRYREEGQWGLMSKKERAGHGRIPTKAALEKSLPDNPTQLKQQMATLLVEKAVLEKELEIIKKDVSVIPGQLSNKHKTDVVDALRSTFPLAMLLAASGLAASSFYYHLKKRRMPDKHAAIRSMVHRISSDSHNTYGYRRIWWQLRHLGITISEKVVRRLMREEAITVRFPKRKVKYSSYQGEISPAPPNLVNRCFHATAANTLWLTDISVFAANEGRVYLSVIIDCFDGKVVAAKTSVNPTMELAESTLQAAIDAEGLPPDGSLVIHSDRGVHYRGRSWHSLTAKYGIVRSMSKKKGCSPDNAACEGFFGRMKNEMYYGKRWQTIQELDDAIAAYIEFYNNHRIKVSLNGMSIARYRMAAVA, encoded by the coding sequence ATGAACCGTTCCTACACCAACACGCAGAAGCGCACAGCACTGCGGGTCTACAAACGCACACAATCAGTGACTAAAACAGTCCGCGAACTCGGCTACCCAGGCAGATGGACCCTGTATAAATGGCTACGCGAGCCCAAAACCCCACCACAACCACGTAAACAAGCCAAAACCCTGACCCACTACCCATACGAAGTCAAACTTCGCGCAGTAGAACTTTTCCACAATGGTTGGCGACCAGCTGATATTGCCCAGGAATGCTGCCTGCACACTCACGCCAGCGTCTATGCTTGGGCGCAACGCTACCGTGAGGAAGGACAATGGGGCTTGATGTCGAAAAAAGAACGCGCAGGCCATGGCCGCATCCCTACTAAAGCAGCACTAGAAAAATCATTGCCGGATAATCCAACACAGTTAAAACAGCAGATGGCCACGCTGCTGGTAGAAAAAGCCGTGTTGGAAAAGGAGCTGGAAATTATAAAAAAAGACGTAAGCGTCATCCCCGGTCAGCTGAGTAATAAGCACAAAACCGACGTGGTTGACGCTTTGCGTAGCACGTTTCCATTAGCAATGCTGCTCGCTGCTAGTGGTCTTGCTGCATCCAGTTTCTATTACCACCTGAAAAAACGACGCATGCCTGATAAGCACGCAGCTATTCGCAGCATGGTGCACCGCATCAGTTCTGATTCACATAATACCTATGGTTATCGCCGTATCTGGTGGCAATTACGACATTTAGGCATAACTATCAGTGAAAAAGTAGTTCGCAGGCTCATGCGCGAAGAAGCAATTACGGTGCGGTTTCCGAAGCGGAAGGTGAAATATTCCAGTTATCAAGGAGAAATTTCTCCGGCTCCGCCGAACCTGGTCAACCGTTGTTTTCATGCCACTGCTGCGAATACGTTGTGGCTGACTGATATTAGTGTTTTCGCTGCGAATGAGGGGCGGGTGTATTTGTCTGTGATTATTGATTGTTTCGATGGCAAAGTCGTTGCTGCTAAGACGAGTGTGAATCCCACTATGGAGTTAGCAGAATCTACGCTGCAGGCCGCTATTGATGCTGAGGGTCTTCCACCGGATGGTTCATTAGTGATTCATTCAGATCGTGGTGTGCATTACCGTGGTCGGAGTTGGCATAGTCTGACTGCGAAATATGGCATCGTTCGTTCGATGTCGAAAAAAAAGGGGTGTAGTCCTGACAATGCGGCATGCGAGGGGTTTTTCGGGCGGATGAAAAATGAGATGTATTACGGCAAGAGGTGGCAGACAATCCAAGAGCTTGACGATGCCATTGCTGCTTATATCGAGTTTTATAACAATCATCGCATTAAAGTTAGTCTCAATGGTATGAGTATCGCGCGTTATCGCATGGCTGCGGTAGCGTGA
- a CDS encoding sulfurtransferase, translated as MSDSSSDIPRTLPTRKEFQKHLRTLGIDNYSLVVVYGKRGMDSTPRAWWMLKSAGVQNVILVDGGLTAWIAAENRTEFWEDKAASQNKGNITVSSSFGSNSASMQWLQASGSQLEIPIVDARSTERYHGEVEKPRKGLNRGHILGAINIPVTTLQANGQIVSSDQFLSIFDQHLGCANRPFIAYSGSGVTACVVLFAASLIGRHRMLYDGSWSQWGNTRLRQSGCYQG; from the coding sequence ATGTCTGATAGTTCCTCGGATATTCCACGCACGCTTCCCACTAGGAAGGAATTTCAGAAGCATCTTCGGACCCTCGGTATCGATAATTATTCGCTTGTCGTTGTTTACGGCAAGCGAGGAATGGACTCTACGCCTCGTGCTTGGTGGATGCTGAAATCCGCTGGCGTACAGAACGTGATCTTGGTCGATGGTGGGCTTACTGCATGGATTGCGGCTGAAAATAGAACTGAGTTTTGGGAAGACAAAGCAGCTTCTCAAAATAAGGGAAATATCACCGTAAGTAGTTCTTTTGGGTCGAACAGCGCCAGTATGCAGTGGTTGCAGGCAAGCGGGAGCCAACTTGAAATTCCAATTGTTGATGCACGTAGCACTGAGCGGTATCACGGTGAGGTGGAAAAGCCTCGCAAAGGGCTAAACCGAGGCCATATCCTTGGAGCAATCAACATACCGGTTACAACTTTGCAAGCAAATGGTCAAATAGTGTCGTCCGATCAATTTCTTAGCATTTTTGATCAGCATCTAGGTTGTGCGAATAGGCCATTCATTGCTTACTCTGGCTCCGGAGTCACAGCCTGTGTCGTCCTTTTCGCTGCGTCCCTTATCGGACGACACAGAATGCTTTACGATGGTTCTTGGTCGCAGTGGGGGAATACAAGACTACGACAATCCGGTTGCTACCAAGGATGA